A genomic region of Melanotaenia boesemani isolate fMelBoe1 chromosome 13, fMelBoe1.pri, whole genome shotgun sequence contains the following coding sequences:
- the gnb1a gene encoding guanine nucleotide-binding protein G(I)/G(S)/G(T) subunit beta-1: protein MSELDQLRQEAEQLKNQIRDARKACADATLSQITANIDPVGRIQMRTRRTLRGHLAKIYAMHWGTDSRLLVSASQDGKLIIWDSYTTNKVHAIPLRSSWVMTCAYAPSGNYVACGGLDNICSIYNLKTREGNVRVSRELAGHTGYLSCCRFLDDNQIVTSSGDTTCALWDIETGQQTTTFAGHTGDVMSLSLAPDTRLFVSGACDASAKLWDIREGMCRQTFTGHESDINAICFFPNGNAFATGSDDATCRLFDLRADQELMVYSHDNIICGITSVAFSKSGRLLLAGYDDFNCNVWDTLKADRAGVLAGHDNRVSCLGVTDDGMAVATGSWDSFLKIWN, encoded by the exons ATGAGTGAACTGGATCAGCTACGCCAGGAGGCTGAGCAGCTCAAGAACCAGATCAGA GATGCCAGGAAAGCGTGTGCAGATGCTACCCTGTCTCAG ATCACAGCTAACATTGACCCTGTTGGCCGAATTCAGATGCGTACTAGACGGACACTGAGAGGGCATCTGGCTAAAATCTATGCCATGCACTGGGGCACTGACTCAAG GCTTTTGGTCAGTGCCTCCCAGGATGGCAAGCTCATTATTTGGGACAGCTACACCACAAACAAG GTCCATGCCATCCCATTGCGCTCCTCCTGGGTGATGACATGCGCCTATGCCCCTTCTGGGAACTATGTTGCCTGTGGTGGCCTGGACAACATCTGCTCAATCTACAACCTGAAGACCCGTGAAGGAAATGTGCGCGTCAGCCGTGAGCTGGCTGGACACACAG GTTATTTGTCCTGCTGTCGTTTCCTGGATGATAACCAGATTGTCACTAGCTCTGGAGACACCACCTG TGCTCTGTGGGACATTGAGACTGGTCAGCAGACAACTACATTTGCTGGTCACACTGGAGATGTGATGAGTCTCTCTCTGGCACCTGACACCAGGCTGTTTGTGTCTGGAGCCTGTGATGCCTCAGCCAAGCTCTGGGACATCAGAGAAGGAATGTGCCGACAGACCTTCACTGGCCACGAGTCAGACATCAATGCCATTTGC TTCTTCCCTAATGGCAACGCCTTTGCCACGGGCTCGGACGATGCCACCTGCCGGCTGTTTGACCTGCGTGCTGACCAGGAGCTGATGGTTTACTCACATGATAACATCATCTGCGGCATCACCTCTGTGGCATTCTCCAAGAGTGGCCGTCTTCTGCTGGCTGGCTATGATGACTTCAACTGCAATGTCTGGGACACTTTGAAGGCCGACCGTGCTG GTGTCCTGGCTGGTCATGATAACCGGGTGAGCTGCTTGGGTGTGACCGACGACGGCATGGCAGTGGCAACAGGGTCCTGGGACAGCTTTCTCAAGATCTGGAACTAG
- the LOC121652231 gene encoding uncharacterized protein LOC121652231, whose product MDEISPLLGNQPQPGPECLSPNLRPRHQNLIPTPCGPIKPLSELSCLVKVYFPFTIASLLALLGLTVFSIYKQHMGSDVSDEDSFTVSLIQLIGILFCIYYISRGVLQENRQELVAFVLSVLVIMIRSVVNFSVQGSKGKKELLARFVCIMSLGAVHVLCTLLLIRRPNMMAFRVGGALESLQEQYFLLNLCFSMVTFDLQAQLCLCILITTADLAMTANRIILGVGVAWACLTAAVGAVAVLKEAKVFVWVFMVQNLPQVAFFVYLMYMVVEKWSHDNTYTLEAAAVTGALISLLIKAVLFWGLIRLVHSFGQGLRERMFASSN is encoded by the exons ATGGATGAGATAAG TCCTTTATTGGGCAACCAGCCACAACCGGGCCCAGAATGTCTGTCTCCAAACCTTAGACCGAGACATCAGAATCTGATTCCCACACCATGTGGACCG ATAAAGCCCCTGTCGGAGCTGTCATGTCTGGTGAAGGTCTATTTTCCCTTCACCATAGCATCTCTGCTGGCGCTGCTCGGCCTCACAGTGTTCAGCATCTACAAGCAGCACATGGGCAGCGATGTGTCTGACGAGGACAGCTTCACTGTATCTCTAATCCAGCTGATTGGAATAT TATTCTGCATCTACTACATCAGCCGTGGCGTCCTGCAGGAGAACAGACAGGAGCTGGTGGCGTTCGTGCTCAGCGTGCTGGTTATCATGATCCGATCAGTGGTCAACTTCTCTGTGCAGGGGTCAAAGGGCAAGAAGGAGCTGCTG GCTCGTTTCGTGTGCATCATGTCTCTGGGCGCAGTGCACGTGCTTTGCACTTTGCTTCTCATCCGAAGGCCCAACATGATGGCGTTCCGTGTGGGTGGGGCGTTGGAAAGCCTACAGGAGCAGTACTTCCTCCTCAACCTCTGTTTCTCCATGGTGACCTTTGACCTGCAGGCTCAG TTGTGTCTGTGTATCCTGATCACGACGGCGGATTTAGCCATGACTGCTAACAGAATAATCCTGGGTGTGGGAGTGGCCTGGGCCTGTCTGACCGCTGCTGTAGGTGCTGTTGCG gttttaaaagaagCCAAGGTCTTCGTTTGGGTTTTCATGGTGCAGAACCTTCCTCAAGTAGCCTTCTTTGTGTATCTAATGTACATG GTGGTGGAAAAATGGTCTCATGACAACACCTACAccctggaagctgctgctgtcacCGGAGCTTTGATTTCACTGCTGATCAAAGCCGTTTTATTCTGGGGCCTCATCAGACTGGTCCACAGCTTTGGACAAGGCCTGAGAGAGAGAA TGTTTGCATCCAGTAACTGA
- the nadka gene encoding NAD kinase isoform X1, whose translation MDGGQEVRVEAAPYSCSTCDGGEVAGRSLVRRNKKIRSLSTSSANSCSEFRRTQSLHGPSPVTTFGPKACMLQNPHAVMHIQDPATQRLTWNKPPKNVLVIKKIRDASLLQPFKALCMFLTEVKNMIVYVEKKVLDDPAISGDENFGAVTMKFCTFREDLDDISNRVDFIICLGGDGTLLYASSLFQESVPPVMAFHLGSLGFLTPFNFDSYQSQVTQIIEGNAAIVLRSRLKVQVFKENWEKKDSIDEKGIILTNGSTESSCKAMQYQVLNEVVVDRGTSSYLSNVDLFLDGHLITTVQGDGVIVSTPTGSTAYAVAAGASMIHPNVPAIMITPICPHSLSFRPIVVPAGVELKIMLSHDARNTAWVSFDGRRRQEICHGDSIIITTSCFPVPSICFRDPVNDWFESLAQCLHWNVRKKQNYLNSEDEEF comes from the exons ATGGACGGAGGACAGGAGGTGCGAGTGGAGGCTGCTCCATACAGCTGCTCTACCTGTGATGGAGGAGAGGTCGCAGGCCGCAGCCTGGTTCGACGCAACAAAAAGATCCGCAGTTTGAGCACTTCCTCTGCCAACAGCTGCTCAGAGTTCAG GAGAACTCAGTCACTTCATGGTCCAAGCCCGGTCACCACATTTGGCCCAAAGGCGTGCATGCTTCAGAACCCACATGCAGTAAT GCACATTCAAGACCCCGCTACCCAAAGGCTGACGTGGAACAAGCCGCCAAAAAATGTCCTTGTCATTAAGAAAATCCGAGATGCCAGTCTGCTTCAGCCTTTCAAAGCACTCTGCATGTTCCTCACAGAG GTGAAGAACATGATTGTATATGTGGAGAAGAAAGTTCTGGATGACCCAGCCATTTCAGGCGATGAAAACTTTGGGGCCGTAACAATGAAATTCTGCACTTTCAGAGAAG ATCTTGATGACATCTCCAATCGTGTAGATTTTATCATCTGCCTTGGTGGAGATGGAACTTTGCTGTATGCATCTTCACTCTTCCAG GAAAGCGTTCCACCGGTTATGGCCTTCCACCTTGGCTCCCTGGGCTTTCTGACGCCTTTTAATTTTGACTCCTACCAGTCTCAGGTCACCCAAATTATTGAAG GTAATGCTGCCATTGTCCTGAGAAGTCGCTTGAAAGTCCAGGTGTTCAAAGAGAACTGGGAAAAGAAGGACAGCATAGATGAAAAGGGCATCATTCTGACCAATGGAAGCACTGAAAGTAGCTGCAAAGCCATGCAGTATCAG gTACTGAATGAAGTGGTGGTGGACAGAGGAACCTCCTCCTATCTTTCCAACGTCGACCTCTTCCTGGATGGACATCTTATTACCACTGTGCAGGGAGATG GTGTGATAGTGTCTACACCTACAGGCAGTACAGCATATGCAGTGGCTGCAGGAGCTTCCATGATACACCCCAACGTTCCTGCCATCATGATCACCCCCATCTGCCCACACTCACTCTCCTTCAGACCCATCGTGGTGCCTGCCGGGGTGGAGCTAAAG ATAATGCTATCCCATGATGCCAGAAACACAGCTTGGGTGTCATTTGATGGAAGAAGGAGACAAGAGATCTGCCATGGAGACAG CATTATCATCACCACTTCCTGCTTCCCTGTTCCCTCAATCTGTTTCCGTGACCCTGTGAACGACTGGTTTGAGAGCCTGGCCCAGTGTCTACACTGGAACGTGAGGAAGAAGCAGAACTACCTCAATTCGGAGGACGAGGAGTTCTGA
- the nadka gene encoding NAD kinase isoform X2: MKFSQHVLEDVPGSHSENKVWKWHIQDPATQRLTWNKPPKNVLVIKKIRDASLLQPFKALCMFLTEVKNMIVYVEKKVLDDPAISGDENFGAVTMKFCTFREDLDDISNRVDFIICLGGDGTLLYASSLFQESVPPVMAFHLGSLGFLTPFNFDSYQSQVTQIIEGNAAIVLRSRLKVQVFKENWEKKDSIDEKGIILTNGSTESSCKAMQYQVLNEVVVDRGTSSYLSNVDLFLDGHLITTVQGDGVIVSTPTGSTAYAVAAGASMIHPNVPAIMITPICPHSLSFRPIVVPAGVELKIMLSHDARNTAWVSFDGRRRQEICHGDSIIITTSCFPVPSICFRDPVNDWFESLAQCLHWNVRKKQNYLNSEDEEF; this comes from the exons ATGAAGTTTAGCCAGCATGTACTAGAAGACGTTCCAGGGAGCCACAGCGAGAACAAAGTCTGGAAATG GCACATTCAAGACCCCGCTACCCAAAGGCTGACGTGGAACAAGCCGCCAAAAAATGTCCTTGTCATTAAGAAAATCCGAGATGCCAGTCTGCTTCAGCCTTTCAAAGCACTCTGCATGTTCCTCACAGAG GTGAAGAACATGATTGTATATGTGGAGAAGAAAGTTCTGGATGACCCAGCCATTTCAGGCGATGAAAACTTTGGGGCCGTAACAATGAAATTCTGCACTTTCAGAGAAG ATCTTGATGACATCTCCAATCGTGTAGATTTTATCATCTGCCTTGGTGGAGATGGAACTTTGCTGTATGCATCTTCACTCTTCCAG GAAAGCGTTCCACCGGTTATGGCCTTCCACCTTGGCTCCCTGGGCTTTCTGACGCCTTTTAATTTTGACTCCTACCAGTCTCAGGTCACCCAAATTATTGAAG GTAATGCTGCCATTGTCCTGAGAAGTCGCTTGAAAGTCCAGGTGTTCAAAGAGAACTGGGAAAAGAAGGACAGCATAGATGAAAAGGGCATCATTCTGACCAATGGAAGCACTGAAAGTAGCTGCAAAGCCATGCAGTATCAG gTACTGAATGAAGTGGTGGTGGACAGAGGAACCTCCTCCTATCTTTCCAACGTCGACCTCTTCCTGGATGGACATCTTATTACCACTGTGCAGGGAGATG GTGTGATAGTGTCTACACCTACAGGCAGTACAGCATATGCAGTGGCTGCAGGAGCTTCCATGATACACCCCAACGTTCCTGCCATCATGATCACCCCCATCTGCCCACACTCACTCTCCTTCAGACCCATCGTGGTGCCTGCCGGGGTGGAGCTAAAG ATAATGCTATCCCATGATGCCAGAAACACAGCTTGGGTGTCATTTGATGGAAGAAGGAGACAAGAGATCTGCCATGGAGACAG CATTATCATCACCACTTCCTGCTTCCCTGTTCCCTCAATCTGTTTCCGTGACCCTGTGAACGACTGGTTTGAGAGCCTGGCCCAGTGTCTACACTGGAACGTGAGGAAGAAGCAGAACTACCTCAATTCGGAGGACGAGGAGTTCTGA